A genomic stretch from Schaalia odontolytica includes:
- a CDS encoding DoxX family membrane protein, with protein sequence MPRPASAVVTSKPARFVLALLRIAVGFIFLWSFLDKTFGLHYSTGPARAWVNGGTPAQSYLTGATTGKPLASFFESLAVPAMDWLFMLGLLGIGLAFVLGIGTRLAAVAGVVMLGFMYAAVAPWVWGSLNPVVNEHLVYALVLIVIPLTSAGDTMGLGAWWKGLGLVKKLPFLI encoded by the coding sequence ATGCCTCGTCCCGCTTCAGCCGTCGTCACCTCCAAGCCCGCGCGCTTCGTCCTGGCTCTGCTGCGAATCGCGGTCGGCTTCATCTTCCTGTGGTCGTTCCTGGACAAGACGTTCGGCCTGCACTATTCGACGGGGCCCGCGCGCGCGTGGGTTAACGGCGGAACGCCCGCACAGAGCTACCTGACGGGCGCCACGACCGGAAAGCCCCTGGCGTCCTTCTTCGAGTCCCTCGCCGTGCCGGCCATGGATTGGCTGTTCATGCTCGGCCTGCTGGGCATCGGCCTGGCGTTCGTGCTGGGAATTGGCACACGCCTCGCAGCGGTCGCGGGAGTCGTCATGCTGGGCTTCATGTACGCGGCCGTTGCCCCATGGGTGTGGGGTTCCCTCAATCCGGTCGTTAACGAGCACCTGGTCTACGCGCTCGTCCTCATCGTCATTCCACTGACCAGCGCGGGCGACACGATGGGCCTGGGCGCGTGGTGGAAGGGCTTGGGGTTGGTGAAGAAGCTGCCTTTCCTCATCTGA